A DNA window from Chryseobacterium sp. MEBOG06 contains the following coding sequences:
- a CDS encoding DUF5606 domain-containing protein, producing MLLEKIISISGKPGLYKLVSQLRNGFIIEDVTNKKKVSIGNSSQVSLLDNIAMFTFDKEVPLFEVFENVAKNNDYKETISHKSSDSELKDFMLSSLPNYDTERVYASDIKKLAQWYNILHKAGYITPDSFVKAEPETLEGEPAEEISIEKETKKAAPKAEKPAAPKVKATSAAKSAPKSTHTKKG from the coding sequence ATGCTGTTAGAAAAAATAATTTCAATTTCTGGAAAGCCAGGACTTTACAAATTAGTTTCTCAATTAAGAAACGGATTCATCATTGAAGATGTTACCAACAAGAAAAAAGTTAGCATTGGAAATTCAAGCCAGGTAAGTTTATTGGATAATATTGCAATGTTTACATTTGATAAAGAAGTTCCTTTGTTCGAAGTTTTTGAAAATGTTGCAAAAAACAACGACTATAAGGAGACTATTTCTCACAAATCTTCTGATTCGGAATTGAAGGACTTTATGTTGAGCTCTCTTCCTAACTATGATACAGAAAGAGTATATGCTTCTGATATTAAGAAATTGGCGCAATGGTACAACATTCTTCACAAAGCTGGATATATTACTCCGGATAGCTTTGTAAAAGCAGAACCTGAAACTCTGGAAGGTGAACCTGCCGAAGAAATAAGCATTGAAAAAGAAACAAAAAAAGCGGCTCCAAAAGCTGAAAAGCCTGCTGCTCCAAAAGTAAAAGCTACTTCAGCAGCAAAATCAGCTCCTAAAAGTACACATACTAAAAAAGGATAA
- the ruvX gene encoding Holliday junction resolvase RuvX yields MGQILAIDYGKARCGIAVTDDMQIIASGLETVENRSLLDFLRKYFKENKVDGLVIGLPTDLKGNISEVETDILKFIEEFKKEFSDIAVHRLDERFTSKMASFFISQSGKSKKKRQEKGLIDKVSATIILQNFLEQRLR; encoded by the coding sequence ATGGGACAAATCCTTGCAATAGACTATGGAAAGGCCCGTTGTGGCATTGCTGTAACGGATGATATGCAGATTATAGCCAGTGGGCTGGAGACTGTAGAGAACCGCTCATTACTGGATTTTTTGAGAAAATATTTCAAAGAAAATAAGGTAGATGGTTTAGTAATTGGGCTTCCCACAGATTTGAAAGGAAATATTTCAGAAGTCGAAACAGATATTTTAAAATTCATTGAAGAATTTAAAAAAGAATTTTCGGATATTGCGGTTCACCGTTTGGATGAAAGATTTACTTCCAAAATGGCTTCTTTTTTTATTTCCCAAAGTGGAAAGAGTAAGAAGAAAAGACAGGAAAAAGGATTAATAGATAAAGTAAGTGCAACGATCATATTGCAGAATTTTTTAGAACAAAGATTAAGATGA
- the def gene encoding peptide deformylase yields MILPIRAFGDPVLRKVGKDIEKDYPGLQELIDNMFETMYSANGIGLAAPQIGLDIRVFIIDVTPLAEDEDYEDIKDELADFKKVFINATILEESGEEWKFNEGCLSIPDVREDVKRKGTIVIEYYDENFVKHTETFSDIRARVIQHEYDHIEGILFTDHLSALKKKLVKGKLSKISQGDVSIGYKMRFPK; encoded by the coding sequence ATGATACTACCGATAAGAGCTTTTGGGGATCCTGTTTTGAGAAAAGTAGGAAAAGATATAGAAAAAGACTACCCCGGATTACAGGAACTGATAGATAATATGTTCGAAACGATGTACAGTGCAAACGGAATTGGTCTTGCTGCACCTCAGATCGGTTTGGATATACGTGTATTTATAATAGATGTAACGCCTCTTGCAGAAGATGAAGATTACGAGGATATTAAAGATGAGCTGGCAGACTTCAAGAAAGTATTTATCAATGCTACAATTCTTGAAGAATCCGGTGAAGAATGGAAGTTCAATGAAGGCTGCCTGTCTATTCCGGATGTGCGTGAAGACGTGAAAAGAAAGGGTACAATCGTTATTGAATATTATGACGAAAATTTTGTGAAACATACAGAAACTTTTTCCGATATTAGAGCCCGCGTAATTCAGCATGAATATGACCATATTGAAGGGATTCTGTTTACCGACCATCTAAGTGCTTTGAAAAAGAAGCTGGTAAAAGGAAAACTGTCAAAAATCTCTCAGGGTGATGTAAGCATCGGTTATAAAATGAGATTTCCAAAATAA
- the mazG gene encoding nucleoside triphosphate pyrophosphohydrolase, producing MNTKQEKLEAFGRLLDIMDDLREKCPWDQKQTLESLRHLTLEETYELSDAILQDDLQEIKKELGDVLLHLVFYSKIGSEKGSFDIADVINSLNEKLIFRHPHIYGDTKVKDEEEVKQNWEKLKLKEGNTSILGGVPKSLPSLVKAFRIQDKVKGIGFEFHDAEDAWKKVDEEIREFHEETDPDKKELELGDVFFSLINYARISGINPDSALERTNLKFISRFQQMEKLASEKNLNLADMSLEEMDVFWEKAKQLS from the coding sequence ATGAATACGAAACAGGAAAAATTAGAAGCTTTCGGAAGGCTTCTTGATATTATGGATGATTTGCGTGAAAAATGTCCATGGGATCAGAAGCAGACCTTAGAATCCCTTCGCCACCTTACTCTTGAAGAAACCTATGAGCTTTCAGATGCTATTTTACAGGACGATTTACAGGAAATAAAGAAAGAACTGGGTGATGTTCTGCTTCATTTGGTTTTTTACTCTAAAATAGGCTCTGAAAAGGGAAGTTTTGATATTGCTGATGTTATTAACTCACTTAATGAAAAGCTGATCTTCCGTCATCCTCATATTTATGGTGATACCAAGGTGAAAGATGAAGAAGAAGTGAAACAGAATTGGGAAAAACTAAAATTGAAAGAAGGCAATACATCTATTTTAGGAGGGGTTCCGAAAAGTCTGCCTAGTTTGGTAAAAGCTTTTAGAATCCAGGATAAAGTAAAAGGTATTGGTTTTGAATTTCATGATGCAGAAGATGCCTGGAAAAAAGTGGATGAAGAGATTCGGGAGTTTCATGAAGAAACAGATCCTGATAAGAAAGAACTGGAGCTGGGAGACGTTTTTTTCTCATTGATTAACTATGCAAGAATTTCGGGAATCAATCCGGATTCAGCATTGGAAAGAACCAATCTGAAGTTTATTTCAAGATTCCAGCAAATGGAAAAACTTGCCAGTGAGAAGAATTTGAATCTTGCAGATATGTCTCTGGAAGAAATGGATGTTTTTTGGGAAAAAGCCAAACAGCTTTCATAA
- a CDS encoding SixA phosphatase family protein produces MKRLILVRHAKSDWPEETEDFDRPLADKGLEDAMNMSRFLKHNNISIDYFVSSPAVRALNTCKIFNQTYQLGFSTDQKLYNPSETNFESVIYDLDDNLSSVALFSHNNGISNFANSISEDIFHFPTCGVAGFEVDCSSWSEFDGAKKKLLFFYEPGKI; encoded by the coding sequence ATGAAGAGACTCATCCTCGTAAGACATGCAAAAAGCGACTGGCCGGAAGAAACGGAGGACTTTGACAGACCCTTGGCAGACAAAGGTTTGGAGGATGCTATGAACATGTCCCGATTCTTAAAACATAATAATATTTCTATCGATTATTTTGTATCCAGCCCGGCAGTACGTGCGCTGAATACCTGCAAAATTTTCAATCAAACTTATCAGTTGGGCTTTTCTACTGATCAAAAATTATATAACCCTTCGGAAACAAATTTTGAATCTGTAATCTATGATCTGGATGATAACTTAAGCTCGGTAGCTCTTTTTTCCCATAATAATGGAATTTCTAATTTTGCAAATTCTATTTCCGAAGATATTTTTCACTTTCCGACGTGTGGTGTAGCCGGCTTTGAAGTAGACTGCAGCTCGTGGTCGGAATTTGATGGTGCCAAAAAGAAACTTCTGTTCTTTTATGAACCCGGGAAGATATAG
- a CDS encoding archaemetzincin — MNPGRYSFISTFFCSVLLMILFSCQKKEKTYFETIAINDIPLPKPKPGTWRYNHDEKFQQFEDFQKTRKIKPEPGRNIIYLQPIGIFNELQKKEIELTKAYLKIYFQLETKVLPALPNSIFPKKVKRISKEGQEQILAGYVLDSILIKRKPKDAVILMGITEKDLFPTPEWNYVFGLASYDDGVGVTSMYRFANGNLTASNFNRSFLRLIKISSHEIGHMFGINHCLNANCVMNGTNSLTETDYHLARACSLCQRKLNSSLHFDNQKRLLELKKFFERQHLNTELSFAQQDLNRLH; from the coding sequence ATGAACCCGGGAAGATATAGCTTTATCTCTACATTTTTTTGTTCCGTACTATTGATGATTCTTTTTTCATGCCAGAAAAAAGAAAAGACCTATTTCGAAACAATAGCCATCAATGATATACCGCTTCCAAAACCTAAGCCTGGAACCTGGAGATATAACCATGATGAAAAATTCCAGCAGTTTGAGGATTTTCAGAAAACAAGAAAAATTAAACCTGAACCCGGAAGAAATATAATTTATCTTCAACCTATCGGAATATTTAATGAGCTTCAGAAAAAAGAAATAGAACTTACAAAAGCATATCTGAAAATATATTTCCAGCTGGAAACTAAAGTGCTTCCCGCTTTACCTAATAGCATTTTCCCAAAAAAAGTAAAGAGAATATCTAAAGAAGGACAGGAACAGATATTGGCAGGATATGTACTGGACAGTATTCTAATAAAAAGAAAACCTAAAGATGCTGTTATCCTGATGGGAATTACAGAAAAAGATCTTTTTCCGACACCAGAATGGAATTATGTTTTCGGACTTGCATCTTATGATGACGGTGTGGGAGTAACTTCTATGTATAGATTTGCCAACGGTAATCTTACAGCATCCAATTTCAATAGAAGCTTTCTGCGGCTAATCAAAATCAGTTCTCATGAGATCGGACATATGTTTGGAATCAACCATTGTCTGAATGCCAACTGCGTTATGAATGGAACCAATTCCCTCACAGAAACGGATTATCATCTTGCAAGAGCCTGTTCACTTTGCCAGAGAAAATTAAATTCAAGTTTACATTTTGACAATCAAAAAAGGCTTCTGGAATTAAAAAAATTCTTTGAAAGGCAGCATCTTAATACAGAATTATCCTTTGCACAACAGGATCTGAATCGGCTTCATTAG
- a CDS encoding serine hydrolase — protein sequence MKQKFSFFIFLLTVGLANAQVEEKKLDELVQNTLKTFDVPGMSVGIVKDGKVIYSKGFGVRSLTTKQPMDDNTLVGIASNSKGFTCVALAILADEGKLNWDDSVSKYIPEFQMYDPYVSKNITIKDLITHRAGLGLGQGDLMFFPEGGNLTVNDIVRNVKYLKPENPFRTKLDYNNIMFIVAGEVIHRISGLSWAEFIEQRIMKPVGMNSSFGSYNRAKAASNKIDAHAPVDGKAIAVPHDWNETANAAGGIMSNIKDMTTWAECLLNNFTTKDGKKLVSDKNAQQLWSLQIPDRVAAKNPYDTSFYGYGLGWFLSDVKGHKQVQHTGGLIGTVTQFTLIPDLKLGIVVLTNQQSGAAFNTITNTVKDSYLGVADRNWLKTYGERMSRAEAEYDKQKKESFARSDAFKKEKALQPKAEQFIGMYNDVWFGDVEIARQGSTYRISCKNSPRLKGELLPYSNNSFIIKWDDRSYDADAYIIFNYDENGKAESARLKAISDVTDFSFDFDDLDLKKK from the coding sequence ATGAAACAGAAATTTTCTTTTTTCATTTTTCTTTTGACCGTGGGATTAGCGAATGCGCAGGTTGAAGAGAAAAAACTGGATGAACTGGTCCAGAATACCCTGAAAACTTTCGACGTTCCCGGAATGTCAGTAGGAATTGTAAAAGATGGCAAAGTAATCTATTCTAAAGGCTTCGGAGTCCGTTCTCTTACGACTAAACAACCTATGGATGACAATACATTGGTAGGGATCGCTTCCAATTCCAAAGGGTTCACCTGTGTAGCATTAGCCATCCTGGCTGATGAAGGAAAATTGAACTGGGATGATAGTGTTTCAAAATATATTCCCGAATTTCAAATGTATGATCCATACGTTTCCAAGAATATAACCATAAAGGATCTGATTACTCACAGAGCGGGGCTAGGGTTGGGACAGGGAGATTTAATGTTTTTTCCGGAAGGAGGAAATTTAACCGTTAATGATATTGTACGCAATGTAAAATATCTGAAACCGGAAAATCCTTTCAGAACGAAATTAGATTATAATAATATCATGTTTATTGTTGCGGGAGAAGTCATCCACAGAATTTCCGGGTTAAGCTGGGCAGAATTTATTGAGCAGAGAATCATGAAACCTGTAGGGATGAATTCCAGCTTTGGAAGTTACAACAGAGCTAAAGCAGCCTCCAATAAAATTGATGCTCACGCACCTGTAGACGGGAAAGCAATTGCCGTTCCTCATGATTGGAATGAAACAGCAAATGCAGCAGGCGGAATTATGAGTAACATCAAAGATATGACGACCTGGGCAGAATGCCTCTTAAATAACTTTACCACTAAAGACGGTAAAAAATTGGTGTCTGATAAAAATGCCCAGCAGCTTTGGAGTCTGCAGATTCCTGATAGAGTGGCAGCTAAAAACCCATATGATACAAGTTTTTACGGATATGGACTAGGATGGTTCCTTAGTGATGTTAAAGGGCATAAACAAGTTCAGCATACAGGGGGACTGATCGGGACGGTAACACAGTTCACTTTAATCCCGGATTTAAAACTGGGAATCGTTGTATTAACGAATCAACAGTCAGGAGCAGCATTTAATACGATCACAAATACGGTTAAAGATTCATATCTGGGAGTAGCAGACAGAAACTGGCTGAAAACATATGGAGAGAGAATGTCTAGAGCAGAGGCTGAATATGACAAACAGAAGAAAGAATCTTTTGCGAGATCTGATGCCTTTAAAAAGGAAAAAGCTCTTCAGCCAAAAGCAGAACAGTTTATCGGGATGTATAATGATGTGTGGTTTGGTGATGTTGAAATTGCCCGGCAGGGAAGTACTTACAGAATTTCATGTAAAAATTCTCCAAGGTTAAAAGGAGAATTACTCCCTTATTCTAATAATTCTTTCATCATCAAATGGGATGACAGAAGCTATGATGCAGATGCCTATATTATTTTCAACTATGATGAGAATGGCAAAGCAGAATCAGCAAGGCTAAAAGCTATTTCTGATGTAACGGATTTCAGTTTTGATTTTGATGATCTCGATCTGAAGAAGAAGTAA